One part of the Mesorhizobium sp. M4B.F.Ca.ET.058.02.1.1 genome encodes these proteins:
- a CDS encoding FGGY-family carbohydrate kinase yields MTNSFVCAVDVGTGSARAGILDSRGTLLGRADHPIAMHQPKADHAEHDSRDIWSAVCKAVRAAVAKAGVAADDVVGISFDATCSLVVRGRDSEQLSVSVTGEKRWDTIVWLDHRAIAEADECTASGHAVLDYIGGVMSPEMATPKLMWLKRHLPGTWNEAGYLFDLTDFLTWKATGSLARSQCTLTAKWTYLAHEKTSWRRDFFEAVGLGDLFEHGNLPEKASPVGADIGPLTAQAAAELGLTEKCRVGAGVIDAYAGALGVLGGFAGDEKNISRHLALIAGTSSCVMAMSPDPQPFAGVWGPYYGAALPTLWLSEGGQSATGALLDHIIRWHGAGGEPNTAMHAKIASRVAELRAAEGEALAARLHVLPDFHGNRSPLADPHAVGVVSGLTLDSSFDSLCKLYWRTAVGIALGVRHVLEALNENGYLIDTLHVTGGHTKNPLLMELYADATGCTVIEPLADEAVLLGTGMVAATAAGLYPDLNAACVAMQQGGRKRAANPAAGARFDRDYRIFLEMHRQRQALDAIS; encoded by the coding sequence TTGACCAACAGTTTCGTTTGCGCGGTCGATGTCGGCACCGGGAGCGCCCGCGCGGGCATTCTCGACTCCCGTGGCACCCTGCTCGGGCGCGCCGATCATCCGATCGCCATGCATCAGCCCAAGGCCGATCACGCCGAGCATGATTCGCGCGATATCTGGTCGGCCGTCTGCAAGGCCGTGCGCGCCGCCGTCGCCAAGGCCGGGGTCGCGGCCGATGATGTCGTCGGCATTTCCTTCGACGCCACCTGCTCGCTCGTGGTGCGAGGCAGGGATAGCGAACAACTCAGTGTTTCGGTCACCGGCGAAAAGCGCTGGGACACCATCGTCTGGCTCGACCATCGCGCCATCGCCGAAGCCGACGAATGCACGGCGAGCGGCCACGCCGTCCTCGATTATATCGGCGGCGTCATGTCGCCGGAAATGGCGACGCCCAAGCTCATGTGGCTGAAGCGCCATTTGCCCGGAACATGGAACGAAGCCGGCTATCTGTTCGACCTCACTGATTTCCTGACCTGGAAGGCGACCGGCTCGCTGGCTCGCTCGCAATGCACGCTGACCGCCAAGTGGACCTATCTGGCGCATGAGAAGACAAGCTGGCGGCGCGACTTCTTCGAGGCCGTTGGCCTCGGCGACCTGTTCGAGCACGGCAATTTGCCGGAAAAGGCCAGTCCGGTTGGCGCCGATATCGGCCCGTTGACGGCGCAAGCGGCGGCAGAGCTGGGCCTGACCGAAAAATGCCGGGTCGGCGCCGGCGTCATCGACGCCTATGCCGGCGCGCTCGGCGTCCTCGGTGGCTTTGCCGGCGACGAAAAGAACATCAGCCGGCATCTGGCGCTGATCGCCGGCACCTCTTCCTGCGTCATGGCGATGTCGCCCGACCCGCAGCCCTTCGCCGGCGTGTGGGGGCCATATTATGGCGCGGCGCTGCCGACGCTCTGGCTGTCGGAAGGCGGCCAGTCGGCGACCGGCGCGTTGCTCGACCACATCATCCGCTGGCATGGCGCCGGTGGCGAGCCGAATACAGCGATGCATGCGAAGATCGCCAGCCGAGTCGCCGAACTGCGCGCCGCCGAGGGCGAGGCATTGGCGGCGAGACTGCACGTGCTGCCGGATTTCCATGGCAACCGCTCGCCGCTGGCCGACCCGCACGCCGTCGGTGTCGTCAGCGGGCTGACGCTCGACTCTTCCTTCGACAGCCTGTGCAAGCTCTACTGGCGCACCGCCGTCGGCATCGCGCTCGGCGTGCGTCACGTGCTGGAGGCGCTGAACGAGAACGGCTACCTGATCGACACTCTGCACGTTACCGGTGGCCACACCAAGAACCCGCTGCTGATGGAGCTCTACGCCGACGCGACCGGCTGCACGGTCATCGAGCCGCTGGCCGACGAGGCGGTCTTGCTCGGCACCGGCATGGTGGCTGCCACCGCCGCCGGGCTCTACCCGGATCTCAACGCGGCCTGCGTCGCCATGCAGCAGGGCGGCAGGAAGCGCGCCGCCAATCCGGCGGCCGGCGCCCGATTCGACCGCGACTACCGCATCTTCCTGGAGATGCACCGGCAGCGGCAGGCGCTCGACGCGATCAGCTGA
- a CDS encoding HAD-IA family hydrolase: MTPELVIFDCDGVLVDSEALSVSALLGMIALAGGMVSEDAAYEHFLGKSMKSVREILGSEFGLEISDQHLTTMRVDLMRKFREELKPIPGIKEVLPKLGLPFCVASSGTLERIRYALEVTGLLGLMEPHLFSAAMVKRGKPAPDLFLHAAASMRAKPRKCLVIEDSPAGVAAARAAGMRVFAFTGGSHADNPALKARLASSEPDFIFADMLQLPDLIAGLGARVKAS, from the coding sequence ATGACGCCTGAACTGGTCATCTTCGACTGTGACGGCGTGCTGGTCGACAGCGAGGCGCTGTCGGTCTCGGCACTGCTCGGCATGATCGCGCTCGCCGGCGGCATGGTCTCGGAGGATGCCGCCTACGAGCACTTCCTCGGCAAGAGCATGAAGAGCGTGCGCGAGATCCTCGGCAGCGAGTTTGGGCTCGAGATCAGCGACCAGCACCTCACCACGATGCGCGTCGACCTGATGCGCAAGTTCCGTGAGGAATTGAAGCCGATCCCCGGCATCAAGGAGGTGCTACCGAAACTTGGCCTGCCTTTTTGTGTCGCGTCCTCCGGCACGCTGGAGCGCATCCGCTACGCGCTCGAGGTCACCGGGCTGCTCGGGCTGATGGAGCCGCATTTGTTCAGCGCCGCCATGGTCAAGCGCGGCAAGCCGGCGCCGGACCTTTTCCTCCATGCCGCCGCCAGCATGCGGGCAAAACCGCGCAAATGCCTGGTCATCGAGGACAGTCCGGCCGGCGTCGCCGCGGCCCGCGCGGCGGGGATGCGGGTCTTTGCCTTCACCGGCGGCTCGCATGCCGACAACCCCGCCTTGAAAGCGCGGCTTGCGTCGAGTGAACCGGACTTTATATTCGCTGACATGCTGCAATTGCCCGATCTGATTGCAGGCCTGGGAGCGAGAGTAAAAGCATCTTGA
- a CDS encoding L-iditol 2-dehydrogenase — MRLKGKSALITGSARGIGKAFAEAYAREGATVAVADIDLAAAERTAAAIGDKAYAVKLDVTDQASIEAAVKAVETRTGGLDILINNAAIFDLAPIVEITRASYDKLFSVNVAGTLFMLQAAARSMIAGGKGGRIINMASQAGRRGEPLVAVYCATKAAVISLTQSAGLDLIKHRINVNGIAPGVVDSDMWDQVDALFARYENRPKGEKKRLVGEGVPYGRMGRPEDLAGMAVFLASEEAEYIVAQTYNVDGGQWMS; from the coding sequence GTGAGGCTCAAAGGCAAATCGGCGCTGATCACCGGGTCGGCGCGCGGCATCGGCAAGGCGTTCGCCGAAGCCTACGCGCGCGAGGGTGCGACAGTGGCGGTTGCCGACATCGATCTGGCGGCCGCCGAAAGGACGGCGGCCGCTATCGGCGACAAGGCCTACGCCGTCAAGCTCGACGTCACCGATCAGGCCTCCATCGAGGCGGCGGTGAAAGCGGTGGAGACCAGGACCGGCGGCCTCGACATATTGATCAACAACGCCGCCATCTTCGACCTCGCGCCGATCGTCGAGATAACCAGGGCGAGCTACGACAAGCTGTTTTCGGTCAACGTCGCCGGCACGCTGTTCATGCTGCAGGCGGCTGCCCGTTCGATGATCGCCGGGGGCAAGGGCGGCCGGATCATCAACATGGCAAGCCAGGCCGGCCGCCGTGGCGAGCCGCTGGTCGCGGTCTACTGCGCCACCAAGGCCGCCGTCATCTCGCTCACCCAGTCGGCCGGGCTCGACCTGATCAAGCACCGCATCAACGTCAACGGCATCGCTCCCGGCGTCGTCGACAGCGACATGTGGGACCAGGTCGATGCGCTGTTCGCCAGATACGAGAACCGGCCGAAGGGCGAGAAGAAGCGGCTGGTTGGTGAGGGCGTGCCATATGGGCGCATGGGCAGGCCGGAAGACCTCGCCGGCATGGCCGTGTTCCTGGCCAGCGAAGAGGCCGAATACATCGTCGCCCAGACCTACAATGTCGATGGCGGCCAATGGATGAGTTGA